One region of Halomicrobium sp. LC1Hm genomic DNA includes:
- a CDS encoding methionine synthase translates to MTGPREQFRPEDHDNDHFLLTSVVGSYPKPKWHDRARELFEDPDADFDEHNWEEAKDDAARLITREHERSGLDTVVDGEMRRNEMVEYFAELIDGYEFNGRVKVWGHNYFDKPSIADEVEYDEEWLVDEYKFTSSVSDRPVKVPITGPYTLARWAFNEAYETTEEAAYALADLVNEEIERLVDAGCKYVQIDEPALAQYEDDHAIVGECLERIADGIPEDVRLGLHVCYGDYSRIYPEMLEYPVHEYDLELANGDYEQLDVFKADEFTKDFAMGVVDAHVAEVESVEEIKDNIKKGLEVVPPEQLTVSPDCGIKLLPREVAYGKMENMVQAAREIEQELDAGEIDVVGGQTASADD, encoded by the coding sequence ATGACCGGTCCCCGCGAGCAGTTCCGACCCGAGGACCACGACAACGACCACTTCCTGCTGACCAGCGTCGTCGGCTCCTACCCCAAGCCCAAGTGGCACGACCGCGCCCGCGAGCTGTTCGAAGATCCCGACGCCGACTTCGACGAGCACAACTGGGAAGAGGCGAAAGACGACGCCGCCCGACTCATCACGCGAGAACACGAGCGGTCCGGGCTCGACACCGTCGTCGACGGCGAGATGCGCCGCAACGAGATGGTCGAGTACTTCGCCGAGCTGATCGACGGCTACGAGTTCAACGGCCGCGTGAAGGTGTGGGGCCACAACTACTTCGACAAGCCCTCGATCGCCGACGAGGTCGAGTACGACGAGGAGTGGCTCGTCGACGAGTACAAGTTCACGTCGTCGGTGTCGGACCGTCCGGTCAAGGTCCCGATCACCGGTCCCTACACGCTCGCTCGCTGGGCCTTCAACGAGGCCTACGAGACGACCGAGGAGGCCGCCTACGCCCTGGCGGACCTCGTCAACGAGGAGATCGAGCGCCTCGTCGACGCCGGCTGTAAGTACGTCCAGATCGACGAGCCCGCCCTCGCCCAGTACGAGGACGACCACGCCATCGTCGGCGAGTGTCTCGAACGCATCGCCGACGGGATCCCCGAAGACGTGCGCCTCGGCCTGCACGTCTGTTATGGCGACTACTCGCGGATCTACCCCGAGATGCTGGAGTACCCGGTCCACGAGTACGACCTCGAACTCGCCAACGGCGACTACGAGCAACTCGACGTGTTCAAAGCGGACGAGTTCACGAAGGACTTCGCGATGGGCGTCGTCGACGCCCACGTCGCCGAGGTCGAGTCCGTCGAGGAGATCAAGGACAACATCAAGAAAGGGCTGGAGGTCGTCCCGCCCGAGCAGCTGACGGTCTCCCCGGACTGCGGGATCAAGCTCCTGCCCCGCGAGGTCGCCTACGGCAAGATGGAGAACATGGTCCAGGCCGCCCGCGAGATCGAACAGGAACTCGACGCCGGTGAGATCGACGTGGTCGGTGGGCAGACGGCGAGCGCGGACGACTAG